In a single window of the Rattus norvegicus strain BN/NHsdMcwi chromosome 6, GRCr8, whole genome shotgun sequence genome:
- the LOC134479494 gene encoding uncharacterized protein LOC134479494, with protein sequence MLNVGLCIGGFPQRSLAGPGSRVQAKGRGNCLCRLCHLCRLCRLCRLCRLCRLCRLCRLCRLCRLCRLCRLCLLCRLCRLCRLCLLCRLCRLCRLCRLCRLCRLCRLCRLCLLCRLCRLCRLCLLCRLCRLCRLCRLCRLCLLCRLCRLCLLCRLCRLCRLCRLHRWCCSISVAATAASVAPRQAGLSQQEDDEPEQGTGELLVLISDFRRVDLFPKRQHYSSCDGNSLMTE encoded by the coding sequence ATGTTGAATGTGGGCCTGTGTATTGGaggctttccacagagatctctggctGGGCCAGGTTCGAGGGTTCAGGCAAAAGGGAGGGGAAATTGCCTCTGCCGCCTCTGCCACCTCTGCCGCCTCTGCCGCCTCTGCCGCCTCTGCCGCCTCTGCCGCCTCTGCCGCCTCTGCCGCCTCTGCCGCCTCTGCCGCCTCTGCCGCCTCtgccgcctctgcctcctctgccgcctctgccgcctctgccgcctctgcctcctctgccgcctctgccgcctctgccgcctctgccgcctctgccgcctctgccgcctctgccgcctctgccgcctctgcctcctctgccgcctctgccgcctctgccgcctctgcctcctctgccgcctctgccgcctctgccgcctctgccgcctctgccgcctctgcctcctctgccgcctctgccgcctctgcctcctctgccgcCTCTGCCGCCTCTGCCGCCTCTGCCGCCTCCACCGTTGGTGCTGCTCCATCTCTGTCGCTGCTACTGCGGCTTCAGTTGCTCCAAGACAGgcagggctgagccagcaggaggatGACGAGCCAGAGCAGGgtacaggggagcttctggtgttGATTTCCGATTTCAGGAGAGtggatctcttccccaagcggcAGCATTACAGCTCTTGTGACGGAAACTCTCTGATGACAGAATGA